The following coding sequences lie in one Cannabis sativa cultivar Pink pepper isolate KNU-18-1 chromosome 5, ASM2916894v1, whole genome shotgun sequence genomic window:
- the LOC133038404 gene encoding protein FAR1-RELATED SEQUENCE 5-like → MEDTAPPQIDDESFSCWLSLINQLEISKEPRDLTKEDLLNKSLPTNSLWEAFYYSYSRWIGFSVRKHDVRKDTENNEWQRVWVCSRQGTRKNKWINLENRKRIAKPITRVGCPARIRVNLDRSNNTSVVRDFEPHHNHNLVLPIENQFLRSNRKVTTEIGEQVMSMRRSGIRTCHILNHLAQERGGQDYVPFQSRDLYNWIGDKAKSTETETESEGALGYLECLARKDDQFYGIYSIDDQTRLANLFWCDGISRRDYQTFGDVLAFDTTYKTNAYKKPLLILVGVNHHFRTTVFGLALLCDESASTFIWVLQCFLDAMYNKPPSVVITDGDKAMREAINVVMPNAVHRLCAWHISTNASKAVPNPSFKTAMNHLLYHYYFQEEEWEQEWKSVMEKFGLQTNGWCQAQYETKRNWAETFLRGHFMAGSRTTQRSESTNSYLNQFLSSKLKLRDFIGQIDNALQKIRTMSLKMTSKATTHHPIFHGTC, encoded by the coding sequence ATGGAGGACACTGCACCACCCCAAATAGATGATGAATCATTTAGTTGTTGGTTAAGCCTAATCAATCAACTCGAAATCAGCAAAGAACCCAGGGACCTGACAAAAGAAGATCTACTCAACAAATCGCTACCAACTAACAGCCTATGGGAAGCTTTTTACTATAGCTACTCAAGGTGGATTGGATTCAGTGTTAGAAAACATGACGTTAGAAAGGACACTGAAAACAATGAATGGCAGCGTGTTTGGGTTTGCTCAAGACAGGGAACACGAAAAAATAAGTGGATAAACTTGGAAAATCGAAAAAGAATAGCTAAACCAATAACAAGAGTGGGTTGCCCAGCACGTATACGAGTCAATTTGGACAGGTCAAACAATACATCGGTTGTGAGAGACTTTGAGCCACACCACAATCACAACTTAGTGTTGCCCATAGAAAACCAATTCCTAAGATCCAACAGGAAGGTAACCACAGAAATTGGTGAGCAAGTTATGTCTATGAGAAGATCCGGGATACGAACTTGTCACATACTAAATCATTTGGCACAAGAAAGAGGTGGTCAGGATTATGTCCCTTTCCAAAGTAGAGACCTTTATAATTGGATTGGTGATAAGGCAAAATCGACTGAAACAGAAACCGAGTCTGAGGGAGCATTAGGATATTTGGAATGTCTTGCAAGAAAGGATGACCAATTCTATGGAATCTACAGCATAGACGACCAGACAAGGCTAGCAAATCTTTTTTGGTGTGATGGAATTTCAAGGCGAGATTACCAAACTTTCGGAGATGTTTTGGCTTTTGACACGACTTACAAGACAAATGCTTACAAGAAGCCATTATTGATCCTTGTTGGTGTGAACCACCACTTTCGAACAACGGTCTTTGGACTTGCTTTACTATGTGACGAGAGTGCCTCAACATTTATATGGGTTCTACAGTGCTTCCTTGATGCGATGTATAACAAACCACCTTCAGTAGTTATCACGGATGGTGACAAGGCAATGCGAGAAGCCATTAATGTTGTAATGCCAAATGCGGTACACCGGTTGTGTGCTTGGCACATATCAACCAATGCCTCAAAAGCAGTCCCAAATCCCTCTTTCAAAACAGCCATGAATCACCTCTTGTATCATTACTATTTTCAGGAAGAAGAGTGGGAACAGGAGTGGAAATCAGTTATGGAGAAATTCGGTCTGCAAACAAATGGTTGGTGTCAGGCTCAGTATGAAACAAAGAGAAATTGGGCAGAAACTTTTCTTCGCGGTCATTTTATGGCTGGATCAAGGACAACTCAAAGATCAGAGTCAACTAATTCATATTTGAACCAATTCTTGTCAAGTAAACTCAAGCTAAGAGACTTTATTGGTCAAATTGATAATGCATTACAAAAGATACGCACAATGAGCTTGAAGATGACTTCAAAAGCAACCACTCATCACCCCATATTCCACGGGACGTGTTGA